One stretch of Armigeres subalbatus isolate Guangzhou_Male chromosome 2, GZ_Asu_2, whole genome shotgun sequence DNA includes these proteins:
- the LOC134216933 gene encoding tubulin gamma-1 chain, with protein MPSEIITLQLGQCGNQIGFEFWKRLCLEHGISPSGVLQDFATDGIDRKDVFFYQADDDHYIPRAVLLDLEPRVIHTIMSSPYAKLYNPENVYLSKDGGGAGNNWASGFSQGEKLHEEVFDIIDREADGSDSLEGFVLCHSIAGGTGSGMGSYIMERLSDHFPKKLVQTYSVFPNQDEISDVVVQPYNSLLTLKRLTSCADCVVVLDNTALNRIATDRLHLENPSFTQINTLVSTIMSVSTTTLRYPSYMNNNLIELIAPLIPTSQLHFLMTGYTPLATDTDTVSVQKTTVLDVMRRLLQPKNMMVSTGPDKTNHHRYISILNIIQGEVNPTQVHKSIQRIRERKLAQFINWGPASIQVALSRSSPYVQSTHRVSGLMLANHTSICSLFERALNQYDKLCKRGAFLDQFKREDKFKDDLSEFDESRDVVDALVQEYEAATQANYLSWHAKKATGE; from the exons ATGCCCAGCGAAATCATCACTTTACAGCTGGGCCAGTGCGGTAACCAGA TTGGGTTCGAGTTCTGGAAGCGGCTTTGTTTGGAGCACGGCATCTCCCCGTCGGGTGTGTTGCAAGATTTCGCCACAGATGGCATCGATCGAAAGGACGTGTTTTTCTACCAAGCGGATGACGATCATTACATTCCCCGGGCGGTGCTGCTGGATCTGGAACCAAGGGTTATCCATACCATCATGTCATCACCGTATGCTAAG CTATATAATCCGGAGAACGTATATTTATCAAAGGATGGAGGTGGTGCCGGAAACAATTGGGCATCCGGATTCAGTCAGGGCGAGAAATTGCACGAAGAAGTGTTTGATATCATCGATCGGGAGGCCGATGGAAGTGATAGTTTGGAAGGATTTGTGCTGTGCCACTCAATTGCTGGCGGGACAGGTTCCGGTATGGGTTCGTATATCATGGAACGCCTGTCGGATCATTTCCCAAAAAAGTTGGTACAGACGTACAGTGTTTTCCCCAACCAAGATGAGATTAGTGATGTGGTCGTTCAACCCTACAACAGCCTGTTGACTTTGAAACGACTTACGAGTTGCGCTGATTGCGTAGTCGTGCTGGACAATACTGCTCTGAATAGAATTGCAACTGATCGGCTGCACCTGGAGAACCCGAGCTTTACTCAAATCAATACTCTGGTGTCAACGATTATGTCAGTAAGCACAACAACTCTCCGGTATCCTTCCTACATGAACAACAATTtgatcgaactgattgctccaCTGATTCCTACATCACAGCTGCACTTCCTCATGACGGGGTACACTCCTCTTGCCACCGATACGGACACTGTCAGCGTACAGAAAACCACCGTTCTTGATGTGATGCGACGCTTACTTCAGCCAAAGAATATGATGGTCTCCACCGGGCCGGATAAGACCAATCACCACCGTTACATATCGATCCTAAACATCATTCAGGGGGAGGTGAACCCAACTCAGGTGCACAAATCGATTCAACGTATTCGAGAGCGCAAGCTGGCACAGTTTATCAACTGGGGACCCGCCAGCATCCAGGTGGCCCTCTCCCGGAGCAGTCCTTACGTGCAGAGCACCCATCGGGTGTCCGGCCTGATGCTTGCCAATCACACCAGCATCTGTTCGCTGTTCGAACGGGCACTCAATCAGTATGACAAACTCTGCAAACGAGGCGCTTTCCTGGATCAGTTCAAACGTGAGGACAAATTCAAAGACGATCTCAGCGAATTCGATGAAAGCCGAGACGTGGTAGATGCGCTCGTACAAGAGTATGAAGCTGCCACTCAAGCGAATTATCTCAGCTGGCATGCGAAGAAGGCTACAGGCGAGTAA